The proteins below come from a single Fastidiosipila sanguinis genomic window:
- a CDS encoding DUF4760 domain-containing protein: MILKIWSDFDGVKNLMLVLEALSYLVTSLGIITIVISLVQIQKEKRKSALDSDYTKKLKSIEILDVFAKEIIPSIDNYSEQLNKELKEGEKYLNKIANSPFKNLIIKNIKSSCGVVSIFNQLESICTYIKYDLADHNIVYEAVNNIVCKFVNDNMDMFEEVKKQGPFSSLQYVVDNWNKKTRKEILKRQKSIIENEIKDLE, translated from the coding sequence ATGATTTTAAAGATTTGGTCTGATTTTGATGGTGTAAAAAATTTAATGTTAGTTCTTGAAGCTCTTTCATATTTAGTAACTAGCTTAGGTATTATAACTATAGTGATAAGTTTAGTACAAATACAAAAAGAAAAACGAAAAAGTGCATTGGATAGTGATTATACTAAAAAGCTAAAATCAATAGAGATACTCGATGTATTTGCAAAAGAGATAATCCCTAGTATTGATAATTATTCAGAACAATTAAATAAAGAGTTAAAAGAGGGTGAAAAATACTTGAATAAAATAGCTAATTCACCATTTAAAAATTTAATTATTAAAAATATTAAAAGCAGTTGTGGAGTAGTTAGCATTTTTAATCAATTAGAATCTATTTGTACTTATATAAAATATGATTTAGCAGACCATAATATTGTGTATGAAGCCGTTAATAATATAGTTTGCAAATTTGTAAATGATAATATGGATATGTTTGAGGAAGTAAAAAAGCAAGGACCTTTTTCTTCACTGCAATACGTTGTTGATAACTGGAATAAAAAGACTAGGAAAGAAATTTTGAAAAGACAAAAATCTATAATTGAAAATGAAATAAAAGATCTTGAATAA
- a CDS encoding phage holin, whose translation MTNRTYDILKWIVIIVLPAFAVFIGVVGHELNWVHTDTFVTILNAFTAFLGVSLGFSNKSFRDEHEIITIKK comes from the coding sequence ATGACTAATAGAACATATGACATTTTAAAGTGGATTGTAATTATAGTATTGCCAGCATTCGCAGTATTCATTGGCGTAGTAGGTCATGAATTGAACTGGGTTCATACAGACACGTTCGTAACAATATTAAACGCATTCACAGCGTTTCTTGGTGTTTCTCTAGGATTCAGCAATAAGAGTTTTAGAGATGAACATGAGATTATCACAATTAAAAAATAA